A stretch of DNA from Vanacampus margaritifer isolate UIUO_Vmar chromosome 1, RoL_Vmar_1.0, whole genome shotgun sequence:
CACCCCATTCGGCCGCCCAAGCCCACCGCCATGCCCACCCCCACCCGGGGAGAAACCCGAGCCGCGGGTGTCCCTTTCCCTTTTCCCAGCAGTTGCACTTGCTCCAAACAAGCCACGAGAGGCGCGCCGGCAAACGTGCGTGGTCCACATGTCGGCGTCCCGGCTGCTGGCAACGCCACGCTCGCCCTCCGCATTTGCCCGCCGCCGAGGGAGCGCAGGTTCGACCGAGGGAGCGACGGTGGAGGTGGGTGTCGCCGGTGATAAAGTTAGCCCGGCCTGGCAGGCGTGCACGCACTTAAAATGGCACCGGCTGCCGTCTCCGTCTTGGAAAGTAGAACTTTTTTTCTAGCCGGGACTGAAAAGAGCCGCTGTTGGCGTTTGGGGCGGATGCGGCATGTCGGTCCAGCGACGCCGTTCGACTCGCGACTCTTTTCACAAATCACTCCGATCGGGCCCGAGTGGCTCTACTGTCCTAGCGGGCCGATAGCGGGCCGATAGCGGGCCGATAGCGGGCCGATAGCGGGCCGATAGCGGGCCGATAGCGGGCCTTGCACTCTTGTGGCAAAATGATCAGCGCCATTATTTCCATCATGGTTGTCAGCACCGTTGTTTCCCCGTTAGCACTATTTTTATTGCTTACAATATTTAAGgcaactttttccccccaattgaaatgtcaacaaaatgcaaatgcaGGTCGTCGGGCCTCAACTTACAAACACAATCGCTTCCAAgagcttgtttgtttgtaagtCCAATCACGTCACGTTTAAAGTTAAattgttattaaattatttagaaataaaaatgttacaacaAATTCTATGCAGAGTATATAATGTCTTTATAGtgcaattaaaatacattttattattattttaaatgtatttctaatAAATTTGGTGTATGAAGATCTCCTTTGCCGTGCGTCATCGGACAGTGAGGCCGATCAATTGCACAAATAAAGATTGTGGCTCTGCAGTCGCCAACAAGTCGTGCGTCCAAATGCCTGATGGAAATCTATGATTGGACagctgataggccaagactttggAAGTTGCGCAACCGCCATATATATTGCTCCTCCCACAAAACCTTTCTCTGCATACGATCCCATACATTTACAGTTTTGGAATCGGAGAACCTTTCAGACAGTACTTGGTAGagacagcatgatttatgatgttttcaatttggcaagaggacttcagacatttttcaacttgccttaaatgcaCGTATAAATGATTTGCtcaatgatgtttacaggaggaaacttgtcaGAGAATTATAACtgcaattcaacaaaagatgcatcTGGCAAATCAACTGAGCGATCAAagaaaagggggtcttcaaaagttgtttttttgcttgttaaaaaatagtgaccaccccgccacaaACCTCCCCCGCCACAAACCTCCCCCGCCACAAACCTCCCCCGCCACAAACCTCCCCCGCCACAAACCTCCCCCGCCCCACCCCTATAAGaactgtatatgtctaatctctacgtataccgtatagtttatacagtagtctgctcgcgagatgggaggagcaagatggccgccctgtggcttcaacggctttcACTGGCAtgtatccagtcatatattcagatcagtggtccAAATGGACACGATGACGTAGGACGTTAGCATTACGTCATCACATCCCCACAATTTTTGCTAATATCTTTGAAGGTAAGATCTAGTAACCAGCCTAGTAACGCTATCTGGTAAAAGCCTTGCTAACGAGTCTCCCGTTTGCTTTGTCTACTCTGAAGTATGAAAATGCTTCGGGAGGGGGCCAAGTAAGACGAATCTTTCCAGAGAAGGATTTTCAGAGATGTTTTAAAAAGCGCAGGGCAAAGTCTTGATGTCGCCGGCACGCCGCGGCCTGCTTTCCTTCCTTGCGTCGCTCCAAAGTCACCTTGAGGCTCCACTCGCCCGCCGCTTGTAACCCGAGTGAGCGAGCGACACGGGAAAGCCCCGCCACTCTCAAAGTCTGCATGTGAGAAGCCATGGATGAATGGAGAGACAGCGCAGTTTGGATCGTGGACGGAGGCTTTAGTGCGGCCTTTTGGGGGCTCGTTAATGATGCTCACAATTTGCTGAAATTGTTATCATGAAAAAAGTGAAAACCGTACACGGAGGTTAATGACTTGCAAGACTTCCAATCTTTGCTGGTCTTTTCCATTTTCAAATGGTATTCCTTGAAAATCACaatgttggggttttttttggggggggggcatcagcATGACCGTTGCTTACATGTGGCCGATGCTTTCCGGTATGTAACGtaagttcctccacatattgactgttcacaagcatattacgttcgccttcatctgaccatgtgtggattttaaacataaaaggggcaaaacatgccttgtgaaaatggagctgcactaaaaaaaaaaaaaaacagccaccagagggtgctagaactgcacaaatggaaatcagccTGACTTTttcaacagatgtgctgcttttaatatcgtgacacgACGCCGACGGCCATATTGTGGCAGTTTCGATATCACCACATTGACGCTATCCCTAACAATCGGCGGGCCtggtttttcctctttttttttttgttgccaattTGTCATGAACGTGGCAAGTGTGAGGCGGGGCCGCTGACGTCCGGTGTGCCGGTGTTGTTGTCGGCAGACGTGCCGGCCCCGGAGCAGCCGGAGCTGTTCCTGAAGAAGCTGCAGCAGTGCTGCACCGTCTTCGACTTCATGGACACGCTGTCGGACCTGAAAATGAAAGAGTACAAGCGCTCCACGCTCAACGAGCTGGTGGACTACGTCACCGTCAGCCGCGGCTACCTGACGGAGCAGGCCTACCCCGAAGTGGTGAAAATGgtgagccgccgccgccgcccgcatGTCTGGCCTTGCCGACGCTCACGTGGCGCCGTTTGCTCCTCAGGTGTCTCACAACATATTCCGGACCCTCCCGCCCAGCGACAGTAACGAGTTTGACCCCGAAGAGGACGAGCCCACGCTGGAGGCGTCCTGGCCTCACTTACAGGTGAGCACCGGCCGCCGGCCGCCGGCCGCCGGCCTCGCTCCGCTCGTGATTGACGCCTCTTGTCGCCCTTTTCCGCAGTTGGTCTACGAATTCTTCATCCGCTTCTTGGAGAGTCAAGAGTTCCAGCCCAGCATTGCCAAAAAGTACATAGACCAGAAGTTCGTCCTGCAGGTGCGCCCCGTCCTCGGAAAAAGATTTGCACCTTCGGCGCCGCTCTTGCTAAGCGCCCGATGTTTGCTTTCGTCCGTCCAGCTGCTGGAGCTGTTTGACAGCGAGGACCCTCGGGAGCGAGACTACCTGAAGACGGTCCTGCATAGAATCTACGGCAAATTCCTGGGACTGAGGGCTTTTATACGAAAACAGATCAATAATATTTTTCTACGGTCAGCGCACGCTCCATCCTTGCTTGCTGCCACCTTTTTGTGAAATGTGAAATGTGCCGCCTTGTGACTTTGCAACTTTTGTTTTCCGTCCCGactgcagttttgtttttgagacGGAGCACTTCAACGGCGTGGCGGAGTTGCTGGAGATCCTGGGCAGGTATGTGGACACACCTGGACAGAAATCCCAACTTTTCAAATCTTTGTTTGGCAAAATTGCATTTGGACTTTTCTACccgggaagaagaaaaaaaaaaatctgcttgcGGTGTTTTGACGTCATTCCCGCCAGCCCGAAATCTTTGCCGTCAAGCTGCTTTCAAGAAggaaagcaaaatattttcctcAAAGTCGCTTTTCCGCTTCAAGATGAGGCGACGAGTTGCCGGCTGCCGAGGATGgcaaaggacttttttttttctggtcttGATTTTGCTGGCGCGCGTGAATAATTGGGCAACGTCTGGATGATTTGGGTCGGTGTTTGTCCGTCCCGGTCCTCGGGACGCGCTATCCAGCCCGTTTCACGTCTCTCCCGATTCCACACGCAAGTGGCATCGCATCAGCAAGCTGTGgggaagcctgataatgatcctcaccTGTGTCTGAAAAGGGAGACGTGGGAAACCAGCTGGATCGCGTACCTCGAGGTTGACAAACCAGCGATTGTATGCAAAGACATCAATTATGAACTCAAACCATCTTTCCTTTCATTGCAGTATAATCAACGGTTTTGCTCTGCCGCTGAAGGCGGAGCATAAACAGTTTCTGGTCAAAGTGTTGATCCCGCTCCACACGGTCCGCAGTCTGTCGCTCTTCCACGCGCAGGTACgcggcacgcacgcacgcacgcacgtcacCACGCATGTTGCGACCCCCGCAGGTCACGTTGTCTTCTTTGTTGTGCGCAGTTGGCGTATTGCATTGTACAGTTCCTGGAGAAAGACCCCACACTGACGGAACCCGTGAGTACGCAGCGTACAACGTTGAAGCCATTGCGGGGAGCGCGGCCACGTTAAGTGCCGCTTCCTGCCAATCAGCCACCTGCCGTGACGAGCGGTGCCACGGATCGTCATGGATCCGTGCTCGGTACCGTTCGGACACGTCAAAGCTGCTGGAACGTCCTCGACGTGACGCGCTAAGCCTAGCGTCAAAATAAAGTTGCGCAAATGCAGTCATATGTTGCCGGCAGTGCAAATAGCCTTTAGtggacttttactttgaagttgacGCACATCGTGGCGCGACGagagcttgacttcccttttagacgttactTGATAAGAGTTGACAACACAAGCCCAAACTCATGTTTTTGGACACTAAGTAACCACTAAATAATTAgaccgtcattgtatgatatcataataataataataataataataataataatacatttgatttgtaaagcactttacgTTTGACATCAAAGCTCAAAGGCATATAGAATATGGCAGAAGTCTCTGCCGTAAGCGGCTAGCggttagcggctagctgttagcatgagcAACGAGTGTCTGTTTGACGGCTTACTTGAATTCGTTTTCAAAATTGTGGCCCGAGACTACTTTGTAATTACTCTCCTTGTTTAAAGTTAAATTGCGCCTTGAGctcttttcattatttaaaaaaatgaaaaccctcaactcaaaatgtcaaacttagctgAAACTTTAAGCCTTCTTTTACACATGAAGCGTTAAAAGTAAGAacgtttctgcctcatattgcacttgaaagttgtgttcctaaatccgaAACGGCGATATTACACACtttgaatcctttttttttttttttatatgggaaaagtgctttacaaaatgaagacaaattacTACTTGtctttaattatctttttttttttttttttttgaaaagccaTCCGATCTGTGAGTCCGATCCGTGATCCCAtctgaaccgtgacttttgtgatccgttgcaccgctAGTCGTGACCAAACTGTCTTCTTTGTTCAGGTCATCCGAGGATTGCTGAAGTTCTGGCCCAAAAC
This window harbors:
- the ppp2r5eb gene encoding protein phosphatase 2, regulatory subunit B', epsilon isoform X2 translates to MMGDRPNPPSRAMSSAATAPPSVDKVDGFSRKSVRKAKQKRSQSSSQFRSQGKPIELTPLPLLKDVPAPEQPELFLKKLQQCCTVFDFMDTLSDLKMKEYKRSTLNELVDYVTVSRGYLTEQAYPEVVKMVSHNIFRTLPPSDSNEFDPEEDEPTLEASWPHLQLVYEFFIRFLESQEFQPSIAKKYIDQKFVLQLLELFDSEDPRERDYLKTVLHRIYGKFLGLRAFIRKQINNIFLRFVFETEHFNGVAELLEILGSIINGFALPLKAEHKQFLVKVLIPLHTVRSLSLFHAQLAYCIVQFLEKDPTLTEPVIRGLLKFWPKTCSQKEVMFLGELEEILDVIEPTQFVKIQEPLFKQISRCVSSPHFQVAERALYYWNNEYIMSLIEENSSVILPIMFASLYRISKEHWNPAIVALVYNVLKAFMEMNSTLFDELTATYKSDRQREKKKEKEREELWKKLEDLELKRGLRSDGIIPT
- the ppp2r5eb gene encoding protein phosphatase 2, regulatory subunit B', epsilon isoform X1: MVVHGEGSAPPPHSRAMSSAATAPPSVDKVDGFSRKSVRKAKQKRSQSSSQFRSQGKPIELTPLPLLKDVPAPEQPELFLKKLQQCCTVFDFMDTLSDLKMKEYKRSTLNELVDYVTVSRGYLTEQAYPEVVKMVSHNIFRTLPPSDSNEFDPEEDEPTLEASWPHLQLVYEFFIRFLESQEFQPSIAKKYIDQKFVLQLLELFDSEDPRERDYLKTVLHRIYGKFLGLRAFIRKQINNIFLRFVFETEHFNGVAELLEILGSIINGFALPLKAEHKQFLVKVLIPLHTVRSLSLFHAQLAYCIVQFLEKDPTLTEPVIRGLLKFWPKTCSQKEVMFLGELEEILDVIEPTQFVKIQEPLFKQISRCVSSPHFQVAERALYYWNNEYIMSLIEENSSVILPIMFASLYRISKEHWNPAIVALVYNVLKAFMEMNSTLFDELTATYKSDRQREKKKEKEREELWKKLEDLELKRGLRSDGIIPT